From the Burkholderia ubonensis genome, one window contains:
- the apbC gene encoding iron-sulfur cluster carrier protein ApbC codes for MSIDRAQVDAALAAVVDPNTGRPYAANKGVRNVAIDGDVVAVDVVLGYPARSQHDDVRARIAAALQAVPGVRDARVAVSQEIVAHTVQRGVKLLPNVKNIVAVASGKGGVGKSTTAVNLALALAAEGASVGILDADIYGPSLPTMLGIHGQRPESPDNQSMNPLVGHGLQANSIGFLIDEDNPMVWRGPMATSALEQLLRQTNWRELDYLIVDMPPGTGDIQLTLAQRVPVTGAVIVTTPQDIALLDAKKGLKMFEKVGIPILGIVENMSIHVCSNCGHEEHIFGAGGAERMAKDYDVDVLGSLPLDIAIRERADSGTPTVVADPDGALARRYRDIARGVALAIAERARDMTSKFPSIVVQNT; via the coding sequence ATGAGCATTGACCGGGCACAAGTCGACGCCGCGCTGGCGGCTGTCGTCGACCCCAACACCGGCCGTCCGTATGCGGCCAACAAGGGCGTGCGCAACGTCGCGATCGATGGCGACGTCGTGGCGGTCGACGTGGTGCTCGGCTATCCGGCGCGCAGCCAGCACGATGACGTGCGCGCGCGCATCGCGGCGGCCCTCCAGGCCGTGCCGGGCGTGCGCGACGCACGTGTCGCCGTGTCGCAGGAGATCGTCGCGCACACGGTGCAGCGCGGCGTGAAGCTGCTGCCGAACGTGAAGAACATCGTCGCGGTCGCGTCGGGCAAGGGCGGCGTCGGCAAGAGCACGACGGCCGTGAACCTGGCGCTCGCGCTCGCCGCCGAAGGCGCGTCGGTCGGCATTCTCGACGCCGACATCTACGGCCCGTCGCTGCCGACGATGCTCGGCATCCACGGCCAGCGCCCCGAGTCGCCGGACAACCAGTCGATGAACCCGCTGGTCGGCCACGGGCTGCAGGCGAACTCGATCGGCTTTCTGATCGACGAGGACAATCCGATGGTGTGGCGCGGCCCGATGGCGACGTCGGCGCTCGAGCAGCTGCTGCGGCAGACCAACTGGCGCGAGCTCGACTACCTGATCGTCGACATGCCGCCGGGCACCGGCGACATCCAGCTCACGCTCGCGCAGCGCGTGCCGGTGACGGGCGCGGTGATCGTGACGACGCCGCAGGACATCGCGCTGCTCGACGCGAAGAAGGGGCTGAAGATGTTCGAGAAGGTCGGCATTCCGATCCTCGGCATCGTCGAGAACATGAGCATCCACGTCTGCTCGAACTGCGGGCACGAGGAGCACATCTTCGGCGCGGGCGGCGCCGAGCGGATGGCGAAGGACTACGACGTCGACGTGCTCGGCAGCCTGCCGCTCGACATCGCGATCCGCGAGCGCGCCGACAGCGGCACGCCGACGGTCGTGGCCGACCCGGACGGCGCGCTGGCGCGGCGCTATCGCGACATCGCGCGCGGCGTCGCGCTGGCGATCGCGGAACGGGCGCGCGACATGACGTCGAAGTTCCCGTCGATCGTTGTTCAGAATACTTAA
- a CDS encoding OmpA family protein translates to MNMKIATRLSVFALAGALLAGCATQQGNNTAVGTGTGAALGAGIGALAGGGKGAAIGAGVGALVGGVTGYNWQAIKNKLAPSAAKTGTQVTEQPDGSLKLNVPSSVTFATNQYAITPAFTPLLNDLATTLNQNPQVTASIVGYTDSTGSAQLNQTLSQNRAQSVVNALVQRGVAGGRLSAQGMGASNPIADNATEAGRAQNRRVEIYLRAAQQ, encoded by the coding sequence ATGAACATGAAAATCGCGACTCGCCTGTCCGTCTTCGCACTCGCCGGCGCACTGCTCGCCGGCTGCGCCACGCAGCAAGGCAACAACACGGCCGTCGGCACCGGCACGGGCGCGGCGCTGGGCGCGGGCATCGGCGCGCTGGCCGGCGGCGGCAAGGGCGCGGCGATCGGCGCGGGCGTCGGCGCGCTGGTCGGCGGCGTGACGGGTTACAACTGGCAGGCGATCAAGAACAAGCTCGCGCCGTCGGCAGCGAAGACGGGCACGCAGGTGACCGAGCAGCCGGACGGCTCGCTGAAGCTGAACGTGCCGAGCTCGGTGACGTTCGCCACCAACCAGTACGCGATCACGCCGGCATTCACGCCGCTGCTGAACGATCTGGCGACGACGCTGAACCAGAACCCGCAAGTGACGGCCTCGATCGTCGGCTACACGGACAGCACGGGCTCGGCACAGCTGAACCAGACGCTGTCGCAGAACCGCGCGCAGAGCGTCGTCAATGCGCTCGTGCAGCGCGGCGTCGCCGGCGGCCGCCTGTCGGCGCAGGGCATGGGCGCGTCGAACCCGATCGCGGACAACGCGACCGAAGCCGGCCGCGCGCAGAACCGCCGCGTCGAAATCTACCTGCGCGCAGCGCAGCAGTAA
- the sodC gene encoding superoxide dismutase [Cu-Zn] gives MNQRHHGARVGRARRALLTAAALGLLAGCTSFSSTHEKRADAQLQPTVGSQARGAVTFVERPDGVQVTYNLVGLPPNTDHALQVHERGDCNAGDGSSAGQVFAPAADRLRAGARVAGDLGNIHADANGVAAGFIVAPDLALDGVRSALNRAALVYRDPSDPAFAQHGAGPALACGVIR, from the coding sequence ATGAACCAACGACACCACGGCGCGCGCGTCGGCCGCGCGCGGCGCGCGCTGCTGACCGCCGCCGCGCTGGGCCTGCTGGCCGGCTGTACCTCCTTTTCCTCGACGCACGAGAAGCGCGCCGACGCCCAGTTGCAGCCGACCGTCGGCTCGCAGGCGCGCGGCGCGGTCACGTTCGTCGAGCGCCCGGACGGCGTCCAGGTCACTTACAACCTGGTCGGGCTGCCGCCGAACACCGATCACGCGCTGCAGGTGCACGAACGCGGCGACTGCAACGCCGGCGACGGCTCGAGCGCCGGCCAGGTGTTCGCGCCGGCCGCCGACCGGCTGCGCGCCGGCGCGCGCGTCGCCGGCGATCTCGGCAACATCCACGCGGACGCGAACGGCGTCGCCGCCGGCTTCATCGTCGCGCCCGATCTGGCCCTCGACGGCGTGCGCTCCGCGCTGAACCGCGCGGCGCTGGTCTACCGCGACCCGAGCGATCCGGCGTTCGCGCAGCACGGCGCGGGGCCCGCGCTGGCCTGCGGCGTGATCCGTTGA
- the metG gene encoding methionine--tRNA ligase — MSATDLASVQAAAPQGSRQILVTSALPYANGQIHIGHLVEYIQTDIWVRTLRMHGHEVYYIGADDTHGTPIMLRAEMEGLTPKQLIDRVWAEHKRDFDSFGVSFDNFYSTDSDENRVLSEKIYVALKENGLIAEREIEQAYDPVKEMFLPDRFIKGECPKCHAKDQYGDSCEVCGSTYLPTDLLNPYSVVSGATPVRKTSTHHFFRLSDPRCESFLRDWVSGLAQPEATNKMREWLGDAGEAKLADWDISRDAPYFGFEIPGAPGKYFYVWLDAPVGYYASFKNLCERKGIDFDAWVRPGATAEQYHFIGKDILYFHTLFWPAMLEFSGHRTPTNVFAHGFLTVDGAKMSKSRGTFITAQSYIDTGLNPEWLRYYFAAKLNATMEDIDLNLDDFQARVNSDLVGKYVNIASRAAGFLIKRFDGRVQDSAMNHPLVAKLRSAIGSIAAHYEAREYSRALRQTMELADEVNAYVDGAKPWELAKDPANAVALHETCSVSLEAFRLLSLALKPVMPRVAQAVEAFFGIAPLAWADAAKPLSSAQPINAYQHLMTRVDAKQIDALLAANRGSLQADGAAAAAASGATGAAAAKDAKPAKANAKAAAANAANDGPISIDDFAKIDLRIAKIVACQAVEGSDKLLQLTLDVGEEKTRNVFSGIKSAYQPEQLVGKLTVMVANLAPRKMKFGLSEGMVLAASAADEKAEPGLYILEPHSGAKPGMRVK, encoded by the coding sequence ATGTCCGCAACCGACCTCGCTTCCGTGCAGGCCGCGGCGCCGCAAGGCAGCCGCCAGATCCTCGTTACGTCCGCCCTTCCCTATGCCAACGGCCAGATCCACATCGGCCATCTGGTCGAGTACATCCAGACCGACATCTGGGTGCGGACGCTGCGAATGCACGGGCACGAGGTCTACTACATCGGCGCCGACGATACGCACGGCACGCCGATCATGCTGCGCGCCGAGATGGAAGGCCTCACGCCGAAGCAGCTGATCGACCGCGTGTGGGCCGAGCACAAGCGCGACTTCGACAGCTTCGGCGTGTCGTTCGACAATTTCTATTCGACCGATTCGGACGAAAACCGCGTGCTCAGCGAGAAGATCTACGTCGCGCTGAAGGAAAACGGCCTGATCGCCGAGCGCGAGATCGAGCAGGCGTACGACCCGGTCAAGGAAATGTTCCTGCCGGACCGCTTCATCAAGGGCGAATGCCCGAAGTGCCACGCGAAGGACCAGTACGGCGACAGCTGCGAAGTATGCGGCTCGACCTACCTGCCCACCGACCTGCTGAACCCGTACTCGGTCGTGTCCGGCGCGACGCCGGTGCGCAAGACGTCGACGCACCACTTCTTCCGCCTGTCCGACCCGCGCTGCGAGTCGTTCCTGCGCGACTGGGTCAGCGGCCTCGCGCAGCCCGAAGCGACCAACAAGATGCGCGAATGGCTCGGCGACGCCGGCGAAGCGAAGCTCGCCGACTGGGACATCTCGCGCGACGCGCCCTACTTCGGCTTCGAAATCCCCGGCGCGCCGGGCAAGTATTTCTACGTGTGGCTCGACGCGCCGGTCGGCTACTACGCGAGCTTCAAGAACCTGTGCGAGCGCAAGGGCATCGACTTCGACGCGTGGGTCCGCCCGGGCGCGACGGCCGAGCAGTATCACTTCATCGGCAAGGACATCCTGTATTTCCACACGCTGTTCTGGCCGGCGATGCTCGAATTTTCGGGCCACCGCACGCCGACCAACGTGTTCGCGCACGGCTTCCTGACCGTCGACGGCGCGAAGATGTCGAAGTCGCGCGGCACGTTCATCACCGCGCAGAGCTACATCGACACGGGCCTGAACCCCGAGTGGCTGCGCTACTACTTCGCCGCGAAGCTGAACGCGACGATGGAAGACATCGACCTGAACCTCGACGACTTCCAGGCGCGCGTGAACAGCGATCTGGTCGGCAAGTACGTGAACATCGCGAGCCGCGCGGCCGGCTTCCTGATCAAGCGCTTCGACGGCCGCGTGCAGGACAGCGCGATGAATCATCCGCTCGTCGCGAAGCTGCGCAGCGCGATCGGCTCGATCGCCGCGCACTACGAAGCCCGCGAATACAGCCGCGCGCTGCGCCAGACGATGGAGCTCGCCGACGAAGTCAACGCGTACGTCGACGGCGCGAAGCCGTGGGAGCTCGCGAAGGACCCGGCCAACGCGGTCGCGCTGCACGAGACCTGCAGCGTGAGCCTCGAGGCGTTCCGCCTGCTGTCGCTCGCGCTGAAGCCGGTGATGCCGCGCGTCGCGCAGGCCGTCGAGGCGTTCTTCGGGATCGCGCCGCTCGCATGGGCCGATGCCGCGAAGCCGCTGTCGTCCGCGCAGCCGATCAACGCGTACCAGCATCTGATGACGCGCGTCGACGCGAAGCAGATCGACGCGCTGCTCGCCGCGAACCGCGGTTCGCTGCAGGCCGACGGCGCTGCTGCGGCGGCCGCTTCGGGCGCGACCGGCGCCGCCGCCGCGAAGGACGCGAAGCCGGCCAAGGCGAACGCGAAGGCCGCCGCCGCGAACGCCGCGAACGACGGCCCGATCTCGATCGACGACTTCGCGAAGATCGATCTGCGCATCGCGAAGATCGTCGCGTGCCAGGCCGTCGAAGGCTCGGACAAGCTGCTGCAGCTCACGCTCGACGTCGGCGAGGAAAAGACCCGCAACGTGTTCTCGGGCATCAAGTCGGCGTATCAGCCGGAGCAGCTCGTCGGCAAGCTGACGGTGATGGTCGCGAACCTCGCGCCGCGCAAGATGAAGTTCGGGCTCTCCGAAGGGATGGTGCTCGCGGCGTCGGCCGCCGACGAGAAGGCCGAGCCGGGCCTCTACATCCTCGAGCCGCACAGCGGCGCGAAGCCCGGCATGCGCGTGAAGTAA
- the dcd gene encoding dCTP deaminase: protein MSIKSDKWIRRMAEEHKMIEPFVPDQVRASEDGRRIVSYGTSSYGYDIRCADEFKIFTNINSTIVDPKNFDEGSFVDFKGDVCIIPPNSFALARTVEYFRIPRTVLTVCLGKSTYARCGIIVNVTPFEPEWEGYVTLEFSNTTPLPAKIYANEGVAQVLFFESDEVCDVSYADRGGKYQGQRGVTLPKT, encoded by the coding sequence ATGAGCATCAAGTCCGACAAGTGGATTCGGCGCATGGCCGAAGAACACAAGATGATCGAGCCGTTCGTGCCCGATCAGGTTCGCGCGTCCGAGGACGGCCGCAGGATCGTCAGCTACGGCACGTCGAGCTACGGCTACGACATCCGCTGCGCGGACGAATTCAAGATCTTCACCAACATCAACTCGACGATCGTCGATCCGAAGAACTTCGACGAAGGTTCGTTTGTCGATTTCAAGGGCGACGTGTGCATCATCCCGCCGAACTCGTTCGCGCTGGCCCGCACCGTCGAATATTTCCGCATCCCGCGCACGGTGCTGACCGTCTGCCTCGGCAAGTCGACGTACGCGCGCTGCGGAATCATCGTCAACGTGACGCCGTTCGAACCCGAATGGGAAGGCTACGTCACGCTGGAATTTTCGAATACCACGCCGCTGCCCGCGAAGATCTACGCGAACGAAGGCGTCGCGCAGGTGTTGTTCTTCGAAAGCGACGAAGTGTGCGACGTGTCGTACGCCGATCGCGGCGGCAAGTATCAGGGTCAGCGCGGTGTCACGCTGCCGAAAACCTGA